The sequence CAGTGATCACAGACACAACTGGTGTTTCTGGCAACCCTGTTTTCTTTGGCAGCCCCTCCAGTTTGATTGATATCCTTgtggtagttttttttagataatccTTGTGGTAGTTTTGCATGCAGCAACCGGCGAACAAATTTACCGCCGCATAATCAGGGTGTAGTGGGGTTAATGGGGTAGTTACAGCCAGTTATTTACACGTAGTTATGGAGTTTATAATTGTGGTGTGAATAGTGAGTTTGTGACACTGTCTGTCTCTACCATTTCTTCTTCAGTGTGTTTGGTTCTCGTTCTTGTTCAGTTGCCTGCCTGCGAAACCAAGCGACGTCTCTtggcgtcctcctcgccgcgcgcgccatggccggcaAGAGGCCGGGAGACGCGCCGCCCGGCGACACGGCCGCCAAGAGGGCGAGAACCGCCGCGCGCCGGCAGAAGACCACCGTGTCGGCGCGCCTCCGACGCTCGGAGACGAAGCACGACACCTACGTCGTGCGTGTCGGCGGCAgccgcgtcgtcgccaccgtGACCGCGCGACCCGCCGTGGCGCGCCGGTGGGTGTTCTCCACGCGGtggcgccacggccgccgcctccgctccggcGCCGGGCTCACCGTCGTCATGGGGGTGCAGTGGACGCCGCCGCTtcgcgcgctcgccggcggcgccgagccgCGGCCGGGCACGCTGCAGCTCTGCGTGGGCAGCCGGTGCCTCGTCTTCCAGGTCGCTCAGGGCAATGCCGTCCCCGCCGCGCTCCGGCGGttcctcgccgacggcggcgtggcggcgttcGTGGGCTACGGCATCCGCTCCGACTGCCGGAAGCTGGCCGCCCACCATGGCCTTCATGTGGCGTGCACGCGCGAGCTCCGCGCCGTGACCGGCATGGGCAACGCGTCCATGGCGCGCATGGCAGAGGAGCTCCTCGGGCTCGCCGGAATCaagaagccggcggcggtgggcaggAGCAGGTGGGACGCGCCGAAGCTGTCCAAGAAGCAGGTGAAGTACGCGTGTGTCGACGCCTTCCTCTCCCACCGCCTCGGCGTCcatgtcggcgccgcgccgccgtcgacgtcgtcgactTCTTCTTCCGACTCGGCGTGAAGCCGGACAAGGCCTAGCTTACAATTTCTTCGGAATTGTCCGCTCATAGCACGATGGAATTGCCCGATTGTAGCCCGACGCGCTGCTTCAATGGCTCGATATGAAAGACGGCCAGCTCTACAACTTTTGGTGCCATATCTTCCAAAACCAAGTTGTGTACCATCCGGTTCGCAACCCCTACTACATCTGCATTTACTATATTTACTATATTTCGTAATATGATATCCAAGTAAACCTATGCCGATTTAGTTGATAATAATTGCTACTCTAGTGGTAAAATAAGTTTAAGTGTAAGTGAAGAATAATTTGATGTAATTGTTGGTGACTTGGtattgtaaatttgtaatgttTAGATGTGTCATGTATCACCAATTgctacattatctaaaaaaaattcagcaatTGTTAAGTTGATAAATGTGGAGTGTGATTTAAGTATAATGTGATAGATCATAGTAAGACCATTATTTGTATATAACTACGTTTGATATAAAAATCAAAGTAACTAGAGTACCAGCTTCTAAATTTATGATGTCACCATAATCTGGAATCGTGTTTTGATACTtacaaggttttttttttctttttgcacgGGGAATATTGATTCTCCCTTCTTCCATTTTTGTATGACGCTGATATAcaactcaaaaaaatattttaatatttgacgTTGGTATATACCCTGAAAATCATTTTCCAAAAGTCATTTCAAATGTTCTTTCATTTTGTCAAACATGTCACTGTCAGAAACTTCCTAAACAAAAGGATGCAGGGAGTACTTAAAAACTGGAACATATGCAAACAATGTTTTACGCATTCATATACGTGCCTTAAGACATACTACCATGAGTTGTTATTCTCTTTGCAAAATTCAAGCCTATTTACACTTAGTCTACAACTCTATAAAAGTTACAAAACTCCCCTTCTATGAGGAAAGTTGAAATTTTCCCTGGGGTTTTGGATCCTATCCGGTTTGTGATAAGTAAAAGTTATCACAAAGTAAAACAGTGGTAGTAATGCATAAACTGAAAAAGGGATGTCTCTTATCTTCTCGAGAAACGGGGCTAAACAATAATACTACACGTACAGTACACACTAACACGGCTTAACACATGGAGTACTATACTTTGCAAATTTCAAGGCCGCGTGTTCCGAAAGGTTTTCATATTCCCCTTTCgaaaacttgaaaaattttCACGAAATTTTGGGTTGTATTAGGTTTGTGTTTTGAAAATTGGAAGTGGCAAGTCAATTAAGGTAAAGATTTTCTGCTAAAAAAACGACGTCGTCTCCCCTCACGCCGAACAATCCAAGAAACCCCAAGAAGAAgcacaccggcgccgccgcggcatggTCGCCGCCAAGACCACCACCGTGTCcacgcgcctccgccgctcaaTGCGCGCGCACGACGAGTACGTGGTGCGCGtcggcagcagccgccgccgccgccgccttctcgccaCCGTGACCGCGCACCCGGGCGTGGCACGCCGGTGGGTGCACACCACGCTGTggcgccacgcccgccgcctccgctccggcGACGGGATCACCGTCGGCATGGGCGTGCAGTGGACCCCGCCGTtccgcgcgccggcggcggcggcgcggcggccgtgcaCGCTGCAGCTGTGCGTCGGGCACCGGTGCCTGGTGTTCCAgctcgcgcgcgccggcgctgTCCCCGCCGTGCTCCGGCGGTTCATGGCCGATGCGCGCGCCGCCTTCGTCGCCCACAACGTCCGCCACGACTGCCGCAAGCTGGGGGAGCACCACGGGCTGGAGGTGGCGCGCGGGGTGGAGCTGCGGCGGCTGGTGGCCGGCATGGGCAACGCGTCGATGGAGCGCATGGCGGAGGAGCACCTCGGGTTGGTCGGGGTGTGGAAGCCGCGGAGGGTAGGGACGAGCAGGTGGCACGCGCGGAGGTTGACGAAGGGGCAGGTGGAGTACGCCTGCGTCGACGCATGCCTCTCCTTCCACCTCGGCGTccacctcgacgccggcgacatcTGAAGcccacgccggcgacgacggtgagaaCTACGGGCAGTTTACTTTTACTACAAGAAAATTTTACTCGATCGCTTTCGGTAAAAATAGTAGTAGAATACAAGCGTCTTTGGTGGATGGATGTAAGTTTTTTAGATGCAATGGTGCAGATGAATTTTTGTACACCCAATCTGTGATAATTTGTCTATGATAATTTGTGTCTGCGCTTGTGTTATGCAGTGTGCTTGTATattgtattattattaattaatcgtgCTAATTCATTGCACTTTGTATTGGTGGATAAATGTAAGTGGAAATAATGTGATGTAATTGTTGATGACTTGGTATTATgaacttataatttttttctgggACTAGCTATACATTTAATTGTCGtcaaattttaacaaataatTTGACAGGTGTAAATGTATTACAATTGTGATGTAATTATATtcgtaacttatatgtaactatagtgcaacttgtatataacttttaaaatCTTTAGGTGATATATTATTTTCGTGAAACGGAGGTAATGGGACCGAATCCCCTCACATGTGTGTTGTGCTTTTTTTCCTACCTCCCTTGCACGGATTTTAAAGCAAATCAAATGgtttaaaattatgtgaaatTTACATACAAATTACATTGTATTGTTTGCAAATAATAATGTAATCATACTGTGTTCaaatttttggagaaaatttatcgataaatatataacaattttcttttgccatgtcagcaaaagaAAACGCCGGCCGGTTTTATTAAGGGAAGAAAGCAGCATTTCAAACGGTACAACAGTACTGATGTTGAGGCAACAATCTCTACATATATAGCCATCCTAATGATAGTCCGGGAACACCATAATGTACCATAtttttactaatttttaatAAGTTCATAGAAATGTGCCATGTATAAAGTACTAATGTCAGTATGTAACTGACTTTTGTAAGGCAATCATATGTATAAGTATGtcttatatatgaaaaatagaaaatagagtGCCAAGTGTTAGCTTGGTTACACATTCGTACATTGCACCAACACATAATCATAGTCAGTTAAtcacaattaatttaattttatcgCAATTAAATAGGGTTGTAATCGTGCCTTAACACGCACCGAGAAAATGTATAATTGTCTTTGCAATTTTCAAGTTATATAGACGTTTCACAGAAACCGTAAATTTCCTGGAATTTTGGATCCAATCCGGTGTGTGATTTCAACTTTGAAAGCTGCCGTCTCCCTGCTCGACACACCGGCGACGCGTCATCATGGTCACCGCCGTGTCcactcgcctccgccgctccacCCGCACGCACGACGAGTACGTGGTGCGCGTCGGCGGCCGCCATGTCGTCGCCACGATGACCGCGCacgcgggcgcggcgcgccgGTGGGTGCACGCCACGCGGTGGCGCCTCGgcccccgcctccgcgccgacgGCGTGGCCACCGTCGGCATGGGGATGCAGTGGACGCCGCCGTTCCGGCGCGCCACGATCCGGCCGGGCACGCTGCAGCTGTGCGCGGGGCACCGGTGTCTGGTGCTCCAGCTCgcgcgcgccgacgccgacgccgccgtccccgccgcgctCCGGCGGTTCCTGGCCGACGAGCGCGTCGTGTTCGTGGGCTACGGCGTGCGCTCCGACTGCCGCAAGCTGAAGGAACACCACGGGGTGGAGGTGGCGCGCACGGTGGAGCTGCTGTCGCTGGCCGGCATGGGGAACACGTCGATGCAGCGGATGGCGGAGGAGCACCTCGGGTGGTTGGTTTAATTTACCTATTTGGTTTGGTACCctaacaaaattttggtagtggcACTACCAAGGTTTTGGTAGGGTAGCATAGTACATGCGAATGTTTGGATTAGTGCCAATTTTTGGTGGGTCAATTTTGGATTGGTACCAATGAAGGGCTACCAATGAGCTGTCTGATATGAACTTGTGATCATGAGCTTAATTTGCTTGAATTGTTCCATTCGGTGATTACAGTAGGTTCCATTGACATTCTGTCAAAACCAAGTTTTGTGTGATTCATTGCTGTCTTGTGGGAGTTATGTATGCATACAGCATTCGGCAAAGAAATTTATCGCTGCATAATTCGGGCCTAGTAACTGGATATCACCCTtgttttgcttgcttgcttgcttttaGTAGATGGAGCGTTGTAACTGAACTGCTGAAGTAGGATGTATATCTCAATATCTGATATTCTGAACTTCTGGTGCATGGAGGAAGAAAGCCTTTTGGTTTCTGGCATTATGGTTAAGATATAGTGCCATAATTTGTTGAGTTCAAACTCTTTTCTTTATGTGTTTGGAATTTGGATCAGATTATACCGGCtggggatggatggatcatCTACAAGCTAATGTTCATCCCAAAGTGTTCGACGGCATACACTGATTGACATTGGATATTTTCGTTGGTTCGTTTTTTTAGCTTTCTGCAGAAGTTCATCTAATGCTTTCACCAGATTAACAGTCATGCATGTCAATCGGAGGCAGTCATGCAAAATTCAGCAAATGCTGAAACTCTGAACACAAACTTCTCATATACATATGCACCTAGgttcataaaatattttctgAATTTCCCACGTGTTTATTCATCAGGCTTCAGAGCTATCTATCGACAAGCACTGTGTTGACAGAGCGAGAGTCTTAAAAAAGCACTGAAGCTTTTCTTAATCAACAGCAACCAGGTGCCAAAATTTATCCTCCGCCGATATTCTTCCTGAAAACATGATATTCCACTGTTCCCAAGCCTGAAATTTTATACGATTTTGTGTGACTCAAATTCAGCCATGGCCTGAACCTGAACCTATTCAGTTCAGATCTAGATATCTAGCCATATATACTTGTGCTCATCCATCGCACGCCAAATCAATCAAGGAAAGATTAATCAAGAACAATTCGAGCGTGTGACAATGTCATCAAGAATTAAAGATTCATTCTGCTATGTGAAATGCCACTAATTCTGAATGTACAACTGCAGCAGGTCCATTGCACAGTCCTAGTTCCCACTCCCATGACAACAAAAGAGCATACCTGCAGTATGTGCAACCCAGAAAATACAACTTGCATCttgaaaataaatgaaaacaCCATATACACAGATAATATACATCCTGAGAATACCAGCTGCATCATGGCAAAGTATGAGACTCCAGCAAAGTTGTAGGACAGCTAGCAATTCCATCAAAAGGTGATCACACATAAAACAATATTCCAGGTTCCAGCTGCATTGATCACTGTAAGAGCCACTGATGCTAAAAGCTAAGTTCAAGGTGTATCTACTGCATGAGTGCATGACTACTTGTCTAGCTAGCTTTTGATCTGAAGCAAATGCAGATCAA is a genomic window of Oryza glaberrima chromosome 7, OglaRS2, whole genome shotgun sequence containing:
- the LOC127779237 gene encoding 3'-5' exonuclease-like, which produces MVTAVSTRLRRSTRTHDEYVVRVGGRHVVATMTAHAGAARRWVHATRWRLGPRLRADGVATVGMGMQWTPPFRRATIRPGTLQLCAGHRCLVLQLARADADAAVPAALRRFLADERVVFVGYGVRSDCRKLKEHHGVEVARTVELLSLAGMGNTSMQRMAEEHLGWLV
- the LOC127779236 gene encoding uncharacterized protein LOC127779236, translated to MVAAKTTTVSTRLRRSMRAHDEYVVRVGSSRRRRRLLATVTAHPGVARRWVHTTLWRHARRLRSGDGITVGMGVQWTPPFRAPAAAARRPCTLQLCVGHRCLVFQLARAGAVPAVLRRFMADARAAFVAHNVRHDCRKLGEHHGLEVARGVELRRLVAGMGNASMERMAEEHLGLVGVWKPRRVGTSRWHARRLTKGQVEYACVDACLSFHLGVHLDAGDI